The genomic segment CCTTCAACGTTTTTGGCTGACAACGTGGCTGCCCGGATATGGGGGCAGACAGACTGCTTCATTCTTTCTGCCCGGGCGTGCGGTGTGGGTAGGGAGGTGGACGGGTTAAGCGAGTCTCCATGAAGAATCGACAACAGCCGCGCGAGCCTATTCCCAACCCCTACCCCTGCATCATGTCACCAGTCCTCCAGTCCTCAAACTAACACCGCCATACTCCGGTGCTCCGCCGCAGtctactctgtacagagtcGTCTCTACAGAGAAGCACCGTAGACGGCCTGTCAGCTCCGCAACAACAAAGCTGCTCTGGAaaccccccccacccccccccccccccccccccccccccccccccccccccccccccccttttctcaTTCCCCACGCCCTTTTGGGAAGCAAAGCCATGCCCAGTGACCTGGTTCAGGCACCCTTGTTGAACCTAGTTGGGGTCGTTCAAGACAATGATCCTCCCTGAATCGTGGCCCCGTCACCTTAATGTGCCGGTCCTGCTTAGAGACCAATCATTCTCGTCGTGGGGCACCCCCATCCACGGAATTTTAGCCATGAGCGGCTGGCACCCTGGAATGTTTTGAGGTTATCCCGGCTCGCGCATATGGCGAAATCATCAAGGGCAGTATCCGTATGGGGTCAGTGTTTGGTAGTATACGGCGGCAGTGCACAGTCTACTCACGACCGGCCGGTGTGGGGTGGCTTCGAGTATCACGAAAACGACACCAATGACACCATCTCTACTCTAACCCAGAAGCCAAGACTCGAAGCTTGCCTCTTCTATATAAGACATGGCCATCGACACATCAGGCCAAACAGTTCCTTCTCACTCCTCATCGCGCCCTCTTCAACCCGTCTTTTGTTCGCTCTTCTGTTCGTCCCATTCCTCATATCTCGGTTGTGCTAGTCACCCGCTTCCAACTcttgcccccctccctctccttccaTCCGAACTATCCCATTCCGACATACATCACATCAGCCTTTGCCCGAACGTCAAGATGAAGTTCTCCGCCGTTTCCTTCATGGCCGCCCTGGCTGCGGCGTcgcccaccaacaccatcaacgCCCGCAACGAGCTCGCCCTTCGCCAGGCTGCCGAGGCTTGCAACATCGGTTACTGCACCCAGAACGGCGGCACCACCGGTGGTGCCGGCGGTACCAGCGTCACCGTAAagaccgtcgaggagctcgtcgccgctgctAAGCAGGAGGGCCCCCTTACCATTGTCATCTCTGGTGCCATCTCCGGCAGCGCCAAGGTCCGCGTCTCTTCCGACAAGACCATCATTGGAGAGAAGGGCAGCTGTAAGTAGAATCCCATGCCCACCACAAGCTATTGCCCAGCTACAAGGAATTTTCCACTGACTATTCCTTCCACAGCCCTGACTAACGTCGGTCTCTATGTCCGCCGGGTCAAGAACGTCATCATCCGCAACCTCAAGATTGGCGGTGTCAAGGCCtccaacggcgacgccatcggcatcgacgagtcCACCAACGTCTGGGTTGACCACTGCGACCTGTCCGGTGACCTgagcggcggcaaggacgaCCTTGATGGTCTCCTTGACGTCTCCCACGGTGCTGACTGGATCACCGTCTCCAACGTCTACTTCCACGACCACGTGAGTGTCTTTCAACGATTGCTTTATTAATGACAGATGACTAACGCAGTTTTTCCTTTAGTGGAAGGGTTCTCTGGTTGGCCACTCCGACAGCAACGCCGGAGAGGACACGGGCAAGCTCCACGTCACCTACGCCAACAACCACTGGTTCAACATCAACTCTCGCGCTCCCCTCGTCCGCTTCGGAACTGTTCATGTCGTCAACTCCTACTACAACAAACTACTTCTGACTGGCGTGAATACTCGAATGGGCGCCCAGGTTCTGGTCCAGAGTTCCGCATTTGCCAACAGCCCTGCtgaggccatcttcttcgccgactCCAAGCAGACCGGATACGCTGTtg from the Colletotrichum destructivum chromosome 10, complete sequence genome contains:
- a CDS encoding Putative pectate lyase, pectin lyase/virulence factor, which produces MKFSAVSFMAALAAASPTNTINARNELALRQAAEACNIGYCTQNGGTTGGAGGTSVTVKTVEELVAAAKQEGPLTIVISGAISGSAKVRVSSDKTIIGEKGSSLTNVGLYVRRVKNVIIRNLKIGGVKASNGDAIGIDESTNVWVDHCDLSGDLSGGKDDLDGLLDVSHGADWITVSNVYFHDHWKGSLVGHSDSNAGEDTGKLHVTYANNHWFNINSRAPLVRFGTVHVVNSYYNKLLLTGVNTRMGAQVLVQSSAFANSPAEAIFFADSKQTGYAVADDVDLGGSKNLAPQGTLTADKLPYKIAAIGSSKVASTIPGTAGQKL